A single genomic interval of Picosynechococcus sp. PCC 7003 harbors:
- a CDS encoding serine/threonine-protein kinase has translation MTNSLPCRYRQLDQVLKGGMGEVIVCQDLNLDRKVAIKFIQDDNDTSRLTDEIQAMCKLHQDIRSKHIVQIFDVILDEENRRPGIVQEYIEGEDLVSRVLTQELSKNEYIKILYQIISGISDIHEKDLIHRDIKPNNIKFDAANLIKIFDFGLTRTENQNNSTMGFKGTTLFAAPELYSSGFVHFTKAIDIYAFGVTARYIAGLELDESFSKIPPSTSPKPSFKEVTFELSNDITNILDQTLAFNPQDRPSAQTIKDVLKKHLLFGKHRALLTSNGRTEVISKDKSSVNLNIDNVGSLTIQYNGLDFVVAHYAGNITVNRNSIRVNQLLPNNCVITFEGDHSRTFITFDISNPEVVL, from the coding sequence ATGACTAATTCTCTTCCCTGTCGTTATAGACAGCTAGATCAAGTTTTAAAAGGTGGAATGGGTGAAGTTATTGTCTGTCAAGATCTTAATCTTGATCGGAAAGTCGCTATTAAGTTTATTCAAGATGATAATGATACATCTAGGCTCACAGACGAAATCCAAGCCATGTGTAAACTCCATCAGGATATACGATCTAAACACATAGTCCAAATTTTTGATGTTATCTTAGACGAAGAAAATAGACGACCCGGAATAGTACAAGAATATATAGAGGGTGAGGATTTAGTATCAAGAGTTTTGACGCAAGAGCTATCAAAAAATGAATACATAAAAATCTTATATCAAATTATATCGGGCATATCTGATATACATGAGAAAGACTTAATTCACAGGGATATTAAGCCTAACAATATCAAGTTTGATGCAGCCAATTTAATTAAGATATTTGATTTCGGACTCACCAGAACTGAGAACCAAAACAACTCAACTATGGGATTTAAGGGGACAACCTTATTTGCTGCACCTGAACTATATTCCTCTGGCTTCGTTCACTTCACCAAAGCGATAGATATTTATGCCTTTGGGGTAACTGCGAGGTATATTGCAGGATTAGAACTTGATGAATCATTTTCAAAAATTCCGCCTAGTACTTCTCCCAAGCCTAGTTTCAAAGAAGTGACCTTCGAGTTATCGAATGACATTACTAATATACTTGACCAAACATTAGCATTTAATCCACAAGATAGACCCTCTGCTCAAACGATAAAAGATGTTCTTAAAAAGCATTTATTATTTGGGAAACATCGTGCTCTTCTCACCTCAAATGGTCGTACCGAAGTTATTTCAAAAGACAAATCTTCTGTGAATCTCAATATTGACAATGTAGGGTCTCTAACTATTCAGTATAATGGTTTGGATTTTGTTGTCGCTCATTATGCTGGGAATATTACTGTAAATCGTAACAGTATTAGGGTGAATCAATTGCTACCTAATAATTGTGTTATTACCTTTGAAGGTGATCATAGTAGAACTTTTATAACCTTTGATATTTCAAATCCTGAGGTGGTCTTATGA
- a CDS encoding serine/threonine-protein kinase yields MTSDNLHQKGDFIANRYEIVSYVDQGGMQEVYLAFDRVIKREVALKVPFNSSATKRFARSARMSAKVNHPNVAKTLDYFETDKHQYLIEEFIQGKNLKDGLLQRTNFVDPYLTAKILHYLAKGIAVAHEAGVVHRDLKPSNVMSTDDFNLTEIKITDFGIAKMAEEEMAEATAEGESSLSTSKTAIGALPYMSPEMIEDSHAAGKESDIWSLGAMVYEIVSGEKPFGFGLKAVKKILDAELPSKPTYLENKIQFKFLGDELFNVILSCLQKNPKDRPTANELVKVCETFCYPVISRKIGEFIEHPKPTYGFIRDDNGQKTFFHFDSVYGRSPQLGDKVSFSAFPGSPYPRAHPVIVINK; encoded by the coding sequence ATGACATCAGATAATCTACATCAAAAAGGTGACTTCATAGCTAATAGATATGAAATAGTAAGCTATGTAGACCAAGGTGGTATGCAAGAAGTGTATCTTGCTTTTGATCGAGTAATAAAACGTGAAGTTGCACTAAAAGTTCCTTTTAACTCATCTGCGACGAAAAGATTTGCGAGAAGTGCAAGAATGAGTGCAAAGGTTAATCATCCAAATGTAGCTAAAACATTGGATTATTTTGAAACTGACAAGCATCAATACTTAATTGAAGAATTTATTCAAGGAAAGAATTTGAAAGATGGTTTATTACAAAGGACTAATTTTGTTGATCCTTATTTAACAGCCAAGATTTTACACTATTTAGCAAAGGGCATTGCTGTTGCACATGAAGCTGGCGTAGTCCACAGGGACTTAAAGCCAAGTAATGTGATGTCGACCGATGATTTTAACTTGACAGAAATTAAGATTACTGATTTTGGTATTGCAAAAATGGCTGAGGAAGAAATGGCTGAAGCCACAGCAGAAGGAGAAAGTTCACTAAGCACCTCTAAAACAGCTATTGGTGCGCTCCCATATATGTCTCCGGAAATGATTGAAGATTCTCATGCTGCAGGTAAAGAATCTGACATTTGGTCTCTTGGAGCAATGGTTTATGAAATAGTCAGCGGAGAAAAACCGTTCGGTTTCGGCTTAAAGGCAGTAAAAAAGATCTTAGATGCTGAACTTCCAAGCAAGCCTACTTATCTCGAAAATAAAATTCAGTTTAAATTTTTAGGGGATGAGTTATTCAATGTAATTCTTTCTTGTTTACAGAAAAATCCAAAAGATAGACCAACAGCTAATGAATTAGTGAAAGTATGCGAAACTTTTTGTTATCCTGTCATTTCTCGAAAAATTGGTGAATTTATTGAACATCCTAAGCCTACTTATGGATTTATTCGAGATGACAATGGTCAAAAAACTTTTTTTCATTTTGATAGTGTTTATGGGAGGTCTCCTCAATTGGGGGATAAGGTCTCTTTTTCCGCTTTTCCAGGAAGCCCCTACCCCAGAGCACATCCTGTAATTGTCATTAATAAGTAA
- the pruA gene encoding L-glutamate gamma-semialdehyde dehydrogenase, translating to MVIDAQDRYEARTQQIARELIAATREKRSFFSKLQDQMRLDDKLLGWAMENPHLRVQLFRFIDVLPALKDNGAIAQHLQQYLGDESVELPGALKKILNFTEPQSPPAQLAAATISKSVETLAFKYISGENVKQVLKTVERLRRDKMAFTIDLLGEAVITEAEAQKYQQTYLDLMADLTAAAKHWSKVNQIDEADGEDLAKVQVSVKLTAFYSQFDPLDPAGSKENVAERVRLLLRHAQELGVAVHFDMEHYEYKTLTLQILKDVLLEEEFRHRSDIGVTLQGYLRDSYADLESLVAWAKERGTPVTVRLVKGAYWDQETITALQNHWEQPVFNEKGATDINYERMTRLLLENHQYLYGAIASHNVRSQAVACAIAKELKIPRRNFECQVLYGMGDQIAKALVKEGYRVRVYCPYGKILPGMAYLIRRLLENTANSSFLRQNLEERPVEELIAPPTGDLNATIHDLDSSHLQFAGAANTDYAEPDLRDKSQFAIAEVKKQLGKRYLPYINGEYVQTENLVDSVNPSRSTELIGKVGQISLEQATEAIAAAKAAFPAWKKTPVSERANILRKAAEIMEARRHELNAWICLETGKILKEADPEVSEAIDFCRYYADEIERLHYGYQVKPDDLSQVQGFKKYDVCGETNRYHYQPRGIAVVISPWNFPFAIATGMTVAALVTGNCTLLKPAETSSVIGAKIAEILIEAGIPKGVFQFVPGRGSTVGAAMVTHPDVHLIAFTGSREVGCNIYANAAIVQPGQKHLKRVIAEMGGKNAIIVDDSADLDQAVAGVLHSAFGYSGQKCSACSRAIVLESIHDTFVERLVEAVKSIQVGETDNPSVKMGPVIDGAAQAKIKDYILKGKEQSAVAFETAVPDNGFYVSPTIFIDVQADHAIAQEEIFGPVLAVIKVSSFDEALIVANSTDYALTGGLYSRTPQHIERATEEFEVGNLYINRGITGAIVARQPFGGFKMSGVGSKAGGPDYLLQFLEPRHVTENVQRQGFAPIEGGD from the coding sequence CTACCCGGGAAAAACGGTCATTTTTCTCGAAACTCCAAGACCAGATGCGCCTGGACGATAAATTGCTGGGCTGGGCCATGGAAAATCCCCATCTACGGGTGCAACTGTTTCGCTTTATCGATGTGTTGCCAGCCCTAAAAGATAACGGGGCGATCGCCCAGCATCTCCAACAATACCTAGGGGACGAGTCGGTGGAGTTGCCTGGGGCCTTAAAAAAAATTCTGAACTTTACCGAACCCCAATCCCCTCCAGCTCAGTTAGCCGCTGCCACCATTAGTAAATCGGTGGAAACCCTCGCCTTTAAATATATTTCGGGGGAAAACGTCAAACAGGTCTTGAAAACCGTTGAACGTCTGCGCCGGGACAAAATGGCCTTCACCATTGATCTGTTGGGGGAGGCGGTGATCACCGAAGCAGAAGCACAAAAATATCAGCAAACTTACCTCGATTTAATGGCAGACCTCACGGCGGCAGCAAAACATTGGTCGAAGGTCAATCAAATCGATGAGGCGGACGGTGAGGATCTTGCAAAGGTGCAAGTATCCGTAAAATTAACGGCGTTTTATTCGCAGTTTGACCCCCTCGATCCGGCAGGCAGCAAAGAAAATGTCGCGGAACGGGTGCGCCTACTGTTGCGCCATGCCCAGGAATTGGGAGTTGCGGTGCACTTTGATATGGAGCATTACGAATATAAAACCCTCACCCTCCAGATTTTGAAAGACGTGTTGCTGGAAGAGGAGTTTCGGCACCGTAGTGATATTGGCGTGACTTTACAGGGCTACTTGCGGGATTCTTACGCAGACTTAGAAAGTTTAGTTGCCTGGGCCAAGGAACGGGGCACCCCTGTCACCGTCCGTCTTGTGAAAGGCGCTTACTGGGATCAAGAAACGATCACGGCGCTGCAAAACCATTGGGAACAGCCTGTTTTTAACGAAAAGGGCGCAACGGATATTAATTACGAGCGCATGACTCGTCTGCTGCTGGAAAACCATCAGTATCTCTACGGGGCGATCGCCAGCCATAATGTGCGCTCCCAGGCGGTGGCCTGTGCGATCGCCAAGGAACTCAAGATTCCCCGCCGTAACTTTGAATGTCAGGTGCTGTACGGCATGGGCGACCAAATTGCGAAGGCGTTGGTGAAGGAGGGTTATCGGGTGCGGGTGTACTGTCCCTATGGCAAGATTTTGCCGGGCATGGCCTACCTAATCCGGCGTTTACTAGAAAATACCGCCAATAGTTCTTTCCTGCGCCAGAACCTAGAGGAGCGTCCGGTGGAGGAATTGATCGCGCCGCCGACAGGGGATCTCAACGCAACCATTCATGATCTCGACAGTAGCCATCTGCAATTTGCGGGGGCTGCCAATACCGACTATGCAGAACCAGATCTCCGGGATAAATCCCAGTTTGCGATCGCCGAGGTGAAAAAGCAGCTTGGCAAACGTTATCTGCCTTACATCAACGGCGAATATGTACAAACCGAAAATTTGGTGGACTCGGTCAATCCCTCCCGTTCCACAGAACTCATTGGTAAAGTTGGTCAAATTTCCCTAGAGCAAGCAACGGAGGCGATCGCCGCCGCCAAAGCCGCTTTTCCCGCCTGGAAGAAAACCCCCGTCTCGGAACGGGCCAACATTCTCCGGAAGGCAGCGGAGATTATGGAAGCCCGTCGCCACGAGTTGAATGCGTGGATTTGTTTAGAAACGGGCAAAATCCTCAAGGAAGCGGATCCGGAAGTCTCCGAAGCCATTGATTTCTGTCGCTACTACGCCGATGAAATAGAGCGTTTGCACTATGGCTACCAGGTCAAACCCGATGATCTCTCCCAAGTGCAGGGCTTCAAAAAGTACGATGTTTGTGGTGAAACCAACCGCTACCATTACCAACCGCGGGGCATTGCTGTTGTTATTTCCCCTTGGAATTTCCCCTTTGCGATCGCCACGGGGATGACCGTTGCGGCCTTGGTGACGGGCAACTGTACCCTACTAAAACCCGCTGAAACTTCTAGCGTGATCGGCGCAAAAATTGCCGAAATCCTCATTGAAGCGGGGATCCCCAAGGGAGTATTTCAGTTTGTGCCGGGACGCGGTTCCACGGTGGGAGCGGCGATGGTGACCCATCCCGATGTACATCTCATTGCCTTTACGGGTTCCCGGGAAGTGGGTTGTAATATCTATGCCAATGCGGCGATCGTACAACCGGGTCAGAAGCATTTGAAACGGGTCATTGCCGAAATGGGCGGAAAAAACGCCATTATCGTTGATGACAGTGCCGATCTCGACCAAGCGGTGGCGGGAGTGCTCCATTCGGCCTTTGGTTATAGCGGTCAAAAATGTTCGGCTTGTTCCCGGGCCATTGTGCTGGAATCAATCCACGATACTTTTGTGGAACGTTTAGTCGAGGCGGTGAAATCGATTCAGGTCGGCGAAACCGATAATCCCAGTGTCAAGATGGGGCCGGTTATTGACGGGGCGGCCCAAGCGAAAATTAAGGACTACATCCTGAAGGGCAAGGAACAATCTGCCGTCGCCTTTGAAACAGCAGTTCCCGATAATGGTTTCTATGTGTCCCCGACTATTTTCATTGATGTGCAAGCGGATCATGCGATCGCCCAGGAGGAGATTTTTGGGCCGGTATTAGCGGTGATTAAAGTGAGTTCTTTTGATGAAGCCTTAATAGTTGCCAATAGCACAGACTACGCATTAACCGGGGGGCTTTATTCCCGGACACCGCAGCACATTGAGCGGGCAACGGAGGAATTTGAAGTGGGTAATCTCTATATCAACCGGGGCATTACCGGGGCGATTGTGGCGCGTCAACCCTTTGGCGGCTTCAAGATGTCCGGTGTGGGTTCTAAGGCGGGAGGGCCTGATTATCTACTGCAATTCCTAGAGCCACGCCATGTGACGGAAAATGTGCAACGGCAAGGGTTTGCCCCCATCGAAGGGGGTGATTAA
- a CDS encoding PP2C family serine/threonine-protein phosphatase — protein MSHALHSQVQDAISRWLSSGNKCGLTTVDRGHVVLGSVLGNRQENQDRTLFFQVRFEDNRKPPMFALVLCDGMGGMQEGGDCANLAISSFTATLIHSNEKSLSQKLSAAVDIANKTVYKHFQGKGGSTLSSIACQNHEWAIVNVGDSRIYAVYDEKPIEQLTTDDTLEEQLAELRLKAPPPEFRQLLQFVGMGDGIEPTTSIVRTENLKFILLTSDGAHSIPQKVFQEIIQNAKSITEIVDRLTRISVWLGGKDNATISAISINSLSNQLNSKKEDSRLEVWSLPGKTDFFTIKVSDSLPSHQNEVQSTDINKEKNTRKPNKQRKQKSSLENQKKQDKPQLKIEFTEEVAIND, from the coding sequence ATGAGTCATGCACTCCACTCTCAAGTACAAGATGCAATATCAAGATGGTTATCTTCTGGGAACAAATGTGGTTTAACCACCGTTGACCGAGGTCATGTTGTTCTCGGAAGTGTTTTAGGAAATCGACAGGAGAATCAAGACAGAACTCTTTTTTTCCAAGTTCGATTTGAAGATAATCGGAAACCTCCAATGTTTGCCCTCGTACTTTGTGACGGAATGGGTGGGATGCAGGAAGGGGGAGATTGTGCCAACTTAGCTATAAGTAGTTTTACTGCAACCCTGATTCATAGTAACGAAAAGTCTTTAAGTCAAAAACTAAGTGCCGCAGTAGATATCGCAAATAAAACTGTATATAAACATTTTCAGGGAAAAGGAGGTTCGACATTATCAAGTATTGCTTGTCAGAATCATGAATGGGCAATCGTTAATGTAGGAGATAGCAGAATATACGCTGTTTATGATGAAAAACCGATTGAACAATTAACCACAGATGATACTCTCGAAGAGCAGTTAGCTGAATTAAGATTAAAAGCTCCCCCTCCTGAGTTTAGACAACTGTTGCAATTTGTCGGCATGGGAGACGGAATAGAGCCTACAACAAGTATTGTTCGGACGGAAAATCTTAAGTTCATTCTTTTAACATCAGATGGAGCACATAGTATTCCTCAGAAGGTATTTCAAGAGATTATTCAAAATGCTAAAAGTATCACTGAAATTGTTGACAGATTAACACGTATTTCTGTTTGGCTTGGTGGGAAAGATAATGCGACAATTTCTGCAATATCTATTAATTCACTTTCAAATCAGCTAAATTCAAAAAAGGAAGATAGTCGCCTTGAGGTGTGGAGCCTTCCCGGGAAAACCGATTTTTTTACTATTAAAGTTTCAGACTCTCTTCCTTCTCATCAAAATGAGGTTCAAAGTACAGATATAAATAAAGAAAAAAATACAAGAAAGCCAAACAAGCAAAGAAAACAAAAATCATCTTTGGAAAACCAGAAGAAACAAGACAAGCCACAGTTAAAAATTGAATTTACAGAGGAGGTAGCAATAAATGACTAA